A window from Mycobacterium saskatchewanense encodes these proteins:
- the folP gene encoding dihydropteroate synthase, producing MQSTLCGRPVAADRPLIMAIVNRTPDSFYDKGATFSDEAAREAAHRAIAEGADVVDVGGVKAGPGEVVDADAEIARLVPFIEWLRGAYPDQLISVDTWRAEVARVACAAGADLINDTWGGIDPALPEVAAEFGAGLVCSHTGGALPRTRPFRVSYGTTPRGVVDDIIRRVTAAAERAVASGVDRDRVLIDPAHDFGKNTFHGLVVLRHVSDLVNTGWPVLMALSNKDFVGETLGVGLTERLEGTLAATALAAAAGARMFRVHEVTATRRVLEMVASIQGTRPPARTVRGLA from the coding sequence GTGCAGTCAACCCTGTGCGGCCGTCCGGTCGCGGCGGATCGCCCGCTGATCATGGCGATCGTCAACCGCACCCCGGACTCCTTCTACGACAAGGGCGCGACCTTCAGCGACGAGGCCGCCCGCGAAGCCGCGCACCGGGCCATCGCCGAGGGCGCCGACGTCGTCGACGTGGGCGGCGTGAAAGCCGGGCCCGGCGAGGTCGTCGACGCCGATGCCGAGATCGCCCGGCTGGTGCCGTTCATAGAGTGGCTCCGCGGCGCCTACCCCGACCAGCTGATCAGCGTCGACACCTGGCGGGCCGAGGTGGCCAGGGTGGCCTGCGCGGCGGGTGCCGACCTGATCAACGACACCTGGGGCGGCATCGACCCCGCCCTGCCTGAGGTGGCCGCCGAGTTCGGCGCGGGGCTGGTGTGCTCGCACACCGGCGGGGCACTGCCGCGCACCCGCCCGTTCCGGGTGAGCTACGGGACCACCCCCCGCGGCGTGGTCGACGACATCATCCGCCGGGTCACCGCCGCCGCCGAGCGCGCGGTCGCCAGCGGGGTGGACCGCGACCGGGTGCTGATCGACCCGGCCCACGATTTCGGGAAGAACACCTTCCACGGGCTGGTTGTGTTGCGTCACGTGAGCGATCTCGTTAACACCGGATGGCCTGTTCTCATGGCTTTGAGCAACAAAGACTTCGTCGGGGAGACTCTTGGTGTGGGATTGACCGAACGGCTGGAGGGGACGCTGGCCGCCACCGCGCTGGCCGCGGCCGCCGGCGCGCGGATGTTCCGCGTGCACGAGGTCACCGCCACCCGCCGTGTGCTCGAGATGGTCGCCTCGATCCAGGGAACACGCCCGCCGGCGCGCACGGTGAGGGGCCTCGCATGA
- the fadD6 gene encoding long-chain-acyl-CoA synthetase FadD6 — protein sequence MSDHDGGARTAVRLTDIASRVPGLLADMPAIVRGARTGLLARPNSKKSIGTVFQERAARYGDRVFLRFGDQQLTYRDANAAANRYAAVLAARGVGNGDVVGIMLRNSPNAVLAMLAAVKCGAIAGMINYHQRGDVLAHSLGLLDAKVLIAETDLVSAVAECGAAGTTETVTIEDLERFAVSAPATNPASAAAVQARDTAFYIFTSGTTGYPKASKMTHLRWLKALAAFGGIGLRLKSDDTLYSCLPLYHNNALTVALSSVVNSGATLALGASFSASKFWDEVIAAEATAFIYIGEVCRYLLNQPPKPTDRAHKVRVAAGNGLRPEIWDEFTKRFGIARICEFYASSEGNTAFINVFNVPRTTGLFPMPLAYVEYDPDTGAPLRDDNGRVRRVPAGEPGLLLSPVNRLQPFDGYTDKESTEKKLVRNAFREGDVWFNSGDVMSPQGLGHAAFVDRLGDTFRWKGENVATTQVEAALATDDSVEECTVFGVEIPHTGGRAGMAAVKLREGAEFDGKSLARAVYGQLPSYALPLFVRVVKELAQTTTFKSRKVELRDQAYGSDVQDPLYVLAGRDEGYVPYYAEYPEEVAAGKRPKG from the coding sequence GTGTCCGATCACGACGGCGGAGCGCGCACCGCGGTCCGCCTGACCGACATCGCATCCCGGGTGCCGGGACTGCTGGCCGACATGCCGGCGATCGTGCGCGGCGCCAGGACCGGGTTACTGGCTCGCCCCAACTCCAAGAAATCGATAGGCACCGTGTTCCAGGAACGCGCCGCCCGCTACGGCGACCGCGTCTTCCTGCGATTCGGCGATCAGCAGCTGACATACCGCGACGCCAACGCCGCCGCCAACCGCTATGCCGCGGTGCTGGCCGCCCGCGGCGTCGGCAACGGCGACGTCGTCGGGATCATGCTGCGCAACTCGCCCAACGCGGTGCTGGCGATGCTGGCTGCGGTCAAGTGCGGCGCGATCGCCGGCATGATCAACTACCACCAGCGCGGCGACGTTCTCGCGCACAGCCTCGGATTGCTGGACGCCAAGGTGCTGATCGCCGAGACCGACCTGGTCAGCGCCGTCGCCGAGTGCGGCGCGGCGGGCACCACCGAGACGGTGACCATCGAAGACCTGGAGCGGTTCGCCGTCAGCGCTCCGGCCACGAACCCCGCCTCGGCGGCGGCGGTGCAGGCCAGGGACACCGCGTTCTACATCTTCACCTCGGGGACGACCGGCTACCCCAAGGCCAGCAAGATGACGCACCTGCGCTGGCTCAAGGCGCTGGCCGCGTTCGGCGGCATCGGGCTGCGGCTGAAAAGCGACGACACCCTGTACAGCTGCCTGCCGCTGTACCACAACAACGCGCTGACGGTGGCGTTGTCCTCGGTGGTCAACTCCGGCGCGACGCTGGCCCTCGGCGCGTCCTTCTCGGCGTCGAAGTTCTGGGACGAGGTGATCGCCGCCGAGGCGACGGCCTTCATCTACATCGGCGAGGTCTGCCGGTACCTGCTCAATCAGCCGCCCAAGCCCACCGACCGGGCGCACAAGGTGCGGGTGGCCGCGGGCAACGGCCTGCGCCCGGAGATCTGGGACGAGTTCACCAAGCGGTTCGGCATCGCGCGCATCTGCGAGTTCTACGCCTCCAGCGAGGGCAACACCGCGTTCATCAACGTCTTCAACGTGCCCCGGACCACCGGCCTCTTCCCGATGCCGCTGGCCTACGTGGAGTACGACCCGGACACCGGCGCGCCGCTGCGTGACGACAACGGTCGGGTGCGTCGGGTGCCCGCGGGTGAACCCGGCCTGCTGCTGAGCCCGGTCAACCGGCTGCAGCCGTTCGACGGCTACACCGACAAGGAGTCCACCGAGAAGAAGCTGGTGCGCAACGCCTTCCGCGAGGGCGACGTCTGGTTCAACTCCGGTGACGTGATGAGCCCGCAGGGGCTGGGTCACGCGGCGTTCGTCGACCGGCTGGGCGACACCTTCCGGTGGAAGGGTGAGAACGTCGCCACCACCCAGGTCGAGGCCGCGCTGGCCACCGACGACTCCGTCGAGGAGTGCACGGTGTTCGGCGTCGAGATCCCGCACACCGGCGGACGCGCCGGGATGGCCGCCGTCAAGCTGCGCGAGGGCGCTGAGTTCGACGGCAAGTCATTGGCGCGCGCGGTGTACGGCCAGCTTCCGTCCTACGCGCTGCCGCTGTTCGTCCGGGTCGTCAAGGAGCTGGCGCAGACCACGACGTTCAAGAGCCGGAAGGTGGAGCTGCGCGACCAGGCGTACGGCTCCGACGTGCAGGATCCGCTCTACGTCCTGGCCGGCCGCGACGAGGGCTACGTGCCGTATTACGCCGAGTACCCCGAGGAAGTGGCTGCCGGTAAGCGCCCGAAGGGCTGA
- a CDS encoding LOG family protein, producing MRPERDAAGEWAVCVYCASGPEHPELLALATELGEAIAERGWTLIWGGGRVSAMGAVASAARSRGGRTVGVIPEVLMRAEAADADADELIVTTTMRERKRVMEDRADAFLVLPGGLGTLDELLDAWTTGYLGLHAKPIVLLDSVGLYEGLWLWLGGLVDSGYVSQTAMDRLVRVDKVSAALEACGPA from the coding sequence ATGCGCCCCGAACGCGATGCTGCAGGCGAATGGGCGGTATGCGTCTATTGCGCGTCCGGGCCCGAACATCCCGAATTGCTCGCTCTGGCTACCGAACTCGGCGAGGCGATCGCCGAGCGGGGCTGGACGCTGATCTGGGGCGGTGGCCGGGTATCGGCGATGGGCGCGGTGGCCAGCGCGGCGCGTTCGCGCGGCGGCCGGACCGTCGGCGTCATCCCCGAAGTCCTGATGCGCGCCGAGGCTGCCGACGCGGACGCCGACGAGCTGATCGTCACCACGACCATGCGGGAGCGTAAGCGGGTGATGGAGGACCGCGCCGACGCATTCCTCGTGCTGCCGGGCGGCCTGGGAACCCTGGACGAACTGCTGGACGCCTGGACGACGGGCTACCTCGGCCTGCACGCCAAGCCCATCGTTTTGTTGGACTCGGTGGGCCTCTACGAAGGGCTGTGGCTGTGGCTGGGCGGCTTGGTCGACAGCGGCTACGTCTCCCAGACGGCGATGGACCGGTTGGTGCGGGTCGATAAGGTGAGTGCCGCGCTGGAGGCGTGTGGGCCCGCCTGA
- a CDS encoding AAA family ATPase, whose translation MPIRWNVPEQAAALEGLDAALAGGGSGGAVVLGPDGCGKSTLALLAAEGLARRQPGMLTRWVTGTPTERAVPFGAFSHLVQIAEIGKPAALLRAARASLGEAGDGDALLIVDDAHHLDILSATLVYQLARTGARMIVTARADLAPDAIAALWTDGLLERLDIEAPSGTTTPAEVDAFVAGLPVGARSVLDYLAIEEPLSLADLTVLADDGAVREAVDWGAAETRERGGRSDDPVVYTAHPLFAERARAALGSDEARRRRTELVKLRSQHPPDHLSDRLRLASLALDSDALQPVPEVVAAAQQALRLGDLVLGERLARAALERSGGLAARLALAHALAWRGRGREADAVLAAVDSDALAETALMDWALLRAANQFWMLSEPERATAFLRTIRGRVTDPAARTTLDALSATFAMNAGNVAHAVRVGRDVLASPAADDQAVAWAASAAALCAARQGRFDEVEPLARRALAGEHPGLLRFTIGLGQSSALLMAGRLGAAREIAQQFTDFAELQQPGRAIGEVLLAHVLIAEGEFGRAAELLGPAAATLERTGYSWGPMSLMLLATALAQQGDTAAAAKALSRAESRHGTKSALFAPELGVARAWRLACVRDWHGAVAAAREATRMAERSGQSAVAIRAWHEAVRLGDSRAAEPLARLCREIDCVAGRLALAHARALEAGDGAALRAVSDDLMAVGMRAAATDAAAQAGRCAGH comes from the coding sequence ATGCCGATTCGATGGAACGTGCCCGAACAGGCGGCGGCGCTCGAAGGCCTGGACGCCGCCCTTGCGGGCGGTGGATCGGGTGGGGCCGTCGTGCTCGGCCCCGACGGCTGCGGCAAGTCGACGCTGGCCCTGCTGGCCGCCGAGGGCCTCGCCCGGCGGCAGCCGGGGATGCTGACCCGCTGGGTCACCGGCACGCCGACCGAGCGAGCGGTCCCGTTCGGCGCCTTCAGCCACCTGGTGCAGATCGCCGAGATCGGCAAGCCGGCCGCGCTGTTGCGGGCGGCCCGGGCCTCCCTGGGCGAGGCCGGCGACGGCGACGCGCTGCTGATCGTGGACGACGCGCACCACCTGGACATCCTTTCGGCCACGCTGGTCTACCAGCTGGCGCGGACCGGCGCGCGCATGATCGTCACCGCCCGCGCCGACCTCGCGCCCGACGCGATCGCCGCGCTGTGGACCGACGGGCTGCTCGAGCGACTCGACATCGAGGCGCCCAGCGGGACCACCACACCGGCGGAGGTGGACGCGTTCGTCGCGGGGTTGCCGGTGGGCGCGCGCTCGGTGCTGGACTACCTCGCCATCGAGGAGCCGCTGTCACTGGCCGACCTGACGGTCCTGGCCGACGACGGCGCGGTGCGGGAGGCGGTGGACTGGGGTGCGGCGGAGACGCGCGAACGCGGCGGGCGCTCCGACGACCCGGTCGTGTACACGGCGCACCCGCTGTTCGCCGAGCGGGCGCGCGCCGCGCTCGGTTCCGACGAGGCGCGGCGGCGGCGCACCGAGCTGGTCAAGCTGCGCTCGCAGCATCCACCCGATCACCTCAGCGATCGCCTGCGGCTGGCGTCGCTGGCGCTGGACAGCGACGCCTTGCAGCCGGTGCCCGAGGTGGTCGCCGCCGCCCAGCAGGCGCTGCGGCTGGGCGATCTGGTCCTGGGCGAACGACTGGCCCGGGCGGCGCTGGAGCGCTCGGGCGGTCTGGCGGCGCGGCTGGCGCTGGCGCACGCGCTGGCGTGGCGCGGCCGCGGCCGCGAGGCCGACGCGGTGCTGGCCGCCGTCGACTCCGACGCCCTGGCCGAAACGGCGCTCATGGACTGGGCGTTGCTGCGCGCGGCGAATCAGTTCTGGATGCTCAGCGAGCCCGAGCGCGCCACCGCGTTCCTGCGGACGATCCGCGGTCGCGTCACCGACCCCGCCGCGCGCACCACGCTCGACGCGCTGAGCGCCACCTTCGCCATGAACGCCGGCAACGTCGCGCACGCCGTTCGCGTCGGCCGCGACGTGCTGGCGTCGCCGGCCGCCGACGATCAGGCGGTGGCGTGGGCGGCCAGTGCCGCCGCGCTGTGCGCCGCGCGGCAGGGGCGTTTCGACGAGGTGGAGCCGCTCGCGCGTCGGGCCCTCGCCGGCGAGCATCCCGGGCTGCTGCGCTTCACGATCGGGCTGGGGCAGAGCAGCGCGCTACTGATGGCCGGCCGGCTCGGCGCCGCACGCGAGATCGCCCAGCAATTCACCGATTTTGCTGAACTGCAGCAGCCGGGACGCGCGATCGGCGAGGTCCTTTTGGCGCACGTGCTGATCGCCGAAGGCGAATTCGGCAGGGCGGCCGAGCTACTCGGCCCGGCGGCCGCCACCTTGGAGCGCACCGGCTACTCGTGGGGGCCGATGTCGCTCATGCTGCTGGCCACCGCGCTGGCTCAGCAAGGAGACACCGCAGCCGCGGCAAAGGCGTTGAGCCGGGCCGAGTCCCGGCACGGGACCAAGTCGGCGCTGTTCGCCCCGGAGCTCGGCGTGGCCCGGGCCTGGCGGTTGGCCTGCGTCCGCGACTGGCACGGCGCGGTGGCCGCCGCCCGGGAGGCCACCCGCATGGCCGAGCGCAGCGGGCAGTCGGCCGTAGCGATCCGGGCCTGGCACGAGGCGGTCCGGCTCGGCGACAGCCGGGCGGCCGAGCCCCTCGCCCGGTTATGCCGCGAGATCGATTGCGTCGCAGGGCGACTCGCCCTCGCGCATGCACGCGCGCTGGAGGCTGGCGACGGGGCGGCGCTGCGGGCGGTGTCCGATGACCTGATGGCGGTCGGGATGCGCGCGGCGGCCACTGACGCCGCCGCACAGGCCGGGCGGTGCGCGGGGCATTAA
- the dapE gene encoding succinyl-diaminopimelate desuccinylase encodes MLDLRGDPIDLTAALVDIPSESRDEGRLADEVEAALRAQAPGFEVVRNGNAVLARTALGRPSRVLLAGHLDTVPAAGNLPSYRGDGELYGCGTADMKSGDAVFLHLAATVAEPAHDLTLVFYDCEEIEAAANGLGRIERELPDWLAADVAILGEPTGGYIEAGCQGTLRVVVSASGTRAHSARSWLGDNAIHKLGAVLDRLAQYRARTVDIDGCAYREGLSAVRIDGGVAGNVIPDAASVTVNFRFAPDRSVPAALQHVHDVFAGLDVRIEQTDAAAGALPGLSQPAAKALVEAAGGQVRAKYGWTDVSRFAARGVPAVNFGPGDPNLAHTRDERVPVANITAAVQMLRRYLTG; translated from the coding sequence GTGCTGGACTTGCGCGGGGACCCCATCGACCTGACCGCGGCGCTGGTCGACATCCCCAGCGAATCGCGGGACGAGGGCCGCCTCGCCGACGAGGTGGAAGCCGCGTTGCGTGCGCAGGCGCCCGGTTTCGAGGTGGTCCGCAACGGCAACGCCGTGCTGGCGCGCACCGCGCTTGGCCGGCCGTCCCGGGTGCTGCTGGCCGGACACCTGGACACCGTCCCGGCGGCCGGAAACCTGCCCAGCTATCGGGGAGACGGCGAACTCTACGGCTGCGGTACCGCCGACATGAAATCGGGCGACGCCGTCTTCCTGCATCTGGCCGCCACGGTGGCCGAACCGGCGCACGACCTGACGCTGGTGTTCTACGACTGCGAGGAGATCGAGGCGGCCGCCAACGGTCTGGGCCGCATCGAGCGCGAGCTGCCGGACTGGCTGGCCGCCGACGTCGCGATCCTGGGCGAGCCCACCGGCGGCTACATCGAGGCCGGCTGCCAGGGCACGCTGCGCGTCGTCGTCAGCGCCTCGGGGACCCGCGCGCATTCGGCGCGATCCTGGTTGGGCGACAACGCGATTCACAAGCTCGGCGCGGTCCTGGACCGGCTGGCCCAATACCGCGCCCGCACGGTGGACATCGACGGTTGCGCCTACCGCGAGGGATTGTCCGCGGTGCGCATCGACGGTGGCGTGGCCGGCAACGTGATCCCCGACGCGGCGTCGGTGACGGTGAACTTCCGGTTCGCCCCCGACCGCTCGGTGCCCGCCGCGCTGCAACACGTGCACGACGTGTTCGCGGGACTGGACGTGCGGATCGAGCAGACCGACGCCGCGGCGGGCGCGCTGCCCGGCCTGTCGCAGCCGGCCGCCAAGGCCCTCGTCGAGGCCGCCGGCGGCCAGGTCCGGGCCAAGTACGGTTGGACGGACGTGTCGCGGTTTGCCGCGCGAGGCGTGCCGGCGGTCAACTTCGGACCCGGTGACCCCAACCTGGCACACACGCGCGACGAACGCGTGCCGGTCGCCAACATCACCGCGGCCGTGCAGATGCTGCGCCGCTACCTGACCGGTTAG
- the dapD gene encoding 2,3,4,5-tetrahydropyridine-2,6-dicarboxylate N-succinyltransferase codes for MSAVTGAAGIGLATLASDGSILDTWFPSPELTESGTGATSRLALSDVPAELAALVGRDDDRGTETIAVRTVIGSLDDVAADAYDAYLRLHLLSHRLVAPHGLNAGGLFGVLTNVVWTNRGPCAVEGFEAVRARLRRQGQVTVYGVDKFPRMVDYVLPTGVRIADADRVRLGAHLAPGTTVMHEGFVNYNAGTLGASMVEGRISAGVVVGDGSDVGGGASIMGTLSGGGTEVISIGKRCLLGANAGLGISLGDDCVVEAGLYVTAGTKVTLPGGAAVKARELSGSNNLLFRRNSLTGAVEVVARDGQGIALNEELHAN; via the coding sequence TTGTCCGCCGTGACTGGAGCTGCAGGTATCGGGCTGGCGACGCTGGCCTCCGACGGATCAATCCTCGACACGTGGTTTCCCTCCCCGGAGCTGACCGAGTCGGGCACCGGCGCCACGTCGCGGCTCGCATTGTCCGACGTCCCCGCCGAGCTGGCCGCGCTGGTCGGCCGTGACGACGACCGCGGGACCGAGACGATCGCCGTGCGCACGGTGATCGGGTCGCTCGACGACGTCGCCGCCGACGCCTACGACGCCTACCTGCGGCTGCACCTGCTGTCGCACCGGCTGGTGGCGCCGCACGGGCTCAACGCGGGCGGCCTGTTCGGCGTGCTGACCAACGTGGTGTGGACCAATCGCGGGCCGTGCGCGGTCGAGGGCTTCGAGGCGGTCCGGGCGCGGCTGCGCCGCCAGGGGCAAGTGACCGTCTACGGCGTCGACAAGTTCCCGCGGATGGTCGACTACGTCCTGCCGACCGGGGTGCGCATCGCCGACGCCGACCGGGTCCGGCTGGGCGCCCACCTGGCGCCGGGCACCACCGTGATGCACGAGGGGTTCGTCAACTACAACGCCGGAACCCTGGGCGCCTCGATGGTGGAGGGCCGCATCTCGGCCGGTGTGGTCGTGGGCGACGGGTCCGACGTCGGCGGCGGGGCGTCGATCATGGGCACGCTGTCCGGCGGTGGCACCGAAGTGATCTCGATAGGCAAGCGGTGCCTGCTCGGGGCCAACGCGGGCCTGGGCATCTCACTCGGCGACGACTGCGTCGTCGAGGCCGGCCTGTACGTCACCGCCGGCACCAAGGTCACCCTGCCCGGCGGCGCCGCGGTCAAGGCTCGCGAGCTGTCGGGTTCCAATAACCTGCTGTTCCGCCGCAATTCGCTGACCGGGGCGGTGGAGGTCGTGGCCCGCGACGGTCAGGGCATCGCCCTGAACGAAGAGCTGCACGCTAACTGA
- a CDS encoding MFS transporter has protein sequence MRRVAAACLVGSAIEFYDFLIYGTAAALIFPTVFYPRLSPAMAAIASMATFATAFLSRPLGAAVFGYFGDRLGRKKTLIVTLLIMGASTVSVGMVPSTASIGIAAPLILIVLRLMQGFAVGGEWAGSVLLSAEYAPPGKRGWYGMFTLLGGGTAGVLASLTFLTVNLTIGEKSPAFMDWGWRIPFLISTGLIGIALYVRLNIDETPVFAEEKARHLVPKAPLAELLRYQRREILLVAGCFLGGMGFVYIGNTFLVMYAHSHLGYSRTFIWGIGALGGLTSIAFVALSAWLSDRVGRRRVMLVGLAACLPWAFAVIPLMNTRNPVLYAVAVLGMFAAAAVANGPTGAFIPELFATRYRYSGAAVAMNLAGILGAAVPPLIAGTLLATYGSWAIGLMMAALIVASFVSVYLLPETRGTALRFAPEAEDVPLS, from the coding sequence ATGCGGCGGGTCGCCGCCGCCTGTCTGGTCGGCTCGGCGATCGAGTTCTACGACTTCCTCATCTACGGCACCGCGGCGGCGCTGATCTTTCCCACGGTGTTCTATCCGCGCCTGAGCCCCGCGATGGCGGCGATCGCCTCGATGGCGACGTTCGCGACGGCCTTCCTGTCGCGGCCACTCGGAGCGGCCGTCTTCGGATACTTCGGGGACCGGCTGGGCCGTAAGAAGACCCTCATCGTCACCCTGCTCATCATGGGCGCGTCGACCGTCAGCGTGGGCATGGTGCCCAGCACGGCATCGATCGGCATCGCGGCACCGTTGATTTTGATCGTCCTGCGGTTGATGCAGGGGTTTGCCGTCGGCGGCGAATGGGCCGGTTCGGTGCTGCTCAGCGCCGAGTACGCCCCACCGGGCAAACGTGGCTGGTACGGGATGTTCACGCTGCTGGGCGGGGGTACCGCGGGCGTGCTTGCCAGCCTCACCTTCCTCACCGTCAACCTCACCATCGGCGAGAAGAGCCCCGCGTTCATGGACTGGGGCTGGCGCATACCCTTCCTGATCAGCACGGGTCTGATCGGCATCGCTTTGTACGTGCGGCTGAACATCGACGAGACCCCGGTGTTCGCCGAGGAGAAGGCCCGCCACCTGGTGCCCAAGGCGCCGCTCGCGGAGCTGCTCCGCTACCAGCGGCGCGAAATCCTGCTGGTGGCGGGCTGTTTCCTGGGCGGGATGGGATTCGTCTACATCGGCAACACGTTCCTTGTCATGTACGCCCACTCCCACCTGGGCTATTCGCGGACGTTCATCTGGGGCATCGGCGCGCTGGGGGGCCTGACGAGCATCGCGTTCGTCGCGCTGTCGGCGTGGCTCTCCGACCGCGTCGGGCGCCGCCGCGTGATGCTGGTGGGGCTGGCGGCGTGCCTGCCGTGGGCGTTCGCGGTCATACCGCTGATGAACACCCGCAACCCTGTGCTCTACGCCGTCGCCGTGCTCGGCATGTTCGCGGCCGCGGCGGTCGCCAACGGGCCCACCGGGGCCTTCATTCCCGAACTGTTCGCCACCCGCTACCGCTACAGCGGCGCGGCGGTGGCGATGAACCTTGCCGGCATCCTCGGCGCCGCCGTGCCGCCGCTGATCGCGGGCACGCTGCTGGCGACCTACGGCAGCTGGGCGATCGGGCTCATGATGGCCGCGCTGATCGTGGCCAGCTTCGTGTCCGTCTACCTGCTGCCGGAAACCAGGGGGACCGCGCTGCGATTCGCACCGGAGGCCGAGGACGTGCCGCTCAGTTAG
- a CDS encoding acyl-CoA synthetase — protein MLLASLNPSAATAADIADAVRIDGAVLSRSDLVGAATSVAERVAGAGLVAVLATPSAATVLAVTGCLIAGVPFVPVPADVGAAERRHMITDSRAQAWLGPAPDELEGLPHIPVRLHARSWHRYPEPSPDATAMVIYTSGTTGLPKGVVLSRRAIAADLDALAQAWQWTADDVLVHGLPLFHVHGLVLGLLGSLRIGNRLVHTGKPTPAGYARAGSEDGGTLYFGVPTVWSRVVADEAAARALRPARLLVSGSAPLPVPVFEGLAALTGHEPIERYGASESLITISTRADGERRAGWVGVPIAGVQTRLVDDDGPVPHDGETVGRLHVRGPTMFDGYLNRPDATAEVFDADGWYRTGDVAVVDGGGMHRIVGRESVDLIKSGGYRIGAGEIETTLLGHPGVRETAVVGLPDEDLGQRIVAYVVGSGDLSADELIEYVAQQLSIHKRPREVRLVEELPRNAMGKVLKKQLLSEG, from the coding sequence GTGCTGCTGGCATCCCTGAATCCCTCGGCCGCTACCGCCGCCGACATCGCGGATGCGGTGCGCATCGACGGTGCGGTGCTGAGCCGCAGCGACCTGGTGGGCGCCGCGACATCGGTGGCCGAACGGGTCGCCGGCGCGGGCCTGGTCGCGGTGCTGGCCACCCCGAGCGCTGCCACCGTGCTCGCCGTCACCGGCTGCCTGATCGCCGGCGTCCCGTTCGTCCCGGTGCCCGCCGACGTCGGTGCGGCCGAACGGCGCCACATGATCACCGACTCCCGGGCACAGGCGTGGCTGGGGCCGGCGCCGGACGAGCTGGAGGGACTCCCGCACATCCCGGTGCGGCTGCACGCCCGGTCGTGGCATCGCTACCCCGAGCCGTCGCCCGACGCGACCGCGATGGTCATCTACACCTCGGGGACCACCGGGCTGCCCAAGGGGGTGGTGCTCAGCCGCCGGGCCATCGCGGCGGACCTGGACGCGCTGGCGCAGGCCTGGCAGTGGACCGCCGACGACGTGCTGGTGCACGGGCTGCCGCTGTTTCACGTGCACGGCCTGGTGCTGGGACTGCTCGGGTCGCTGCGGATCGGCAATCGCCTGGTGCACACCGGGAAGCCGACGCCCGCCGGCTACGCGCGGGCCGGCTCGGAGGACGGCGGCACCCTGTACTTCGGGGTCCCCACCGTGTGGTCGCGCGTGGTCGCCGACGAGGCGGCCGCGCGGGCGCTGCGCCCCGCGCGGCTCCTGGTGTCCGGAAGCGCGCCGCTGCCGGTGCCGGTGTTCGAGGGGCTGGCCGCCCTCACCGGGCATGAGCCCATCGAACGTTACGGCGCGTCGGAGTCGCTGATCACGATCTCGACCCGCGCGGACGGCGAGCGACGCGCGGGCTGGGTGGGCGTGCCGATCGCCGGCGTGCAGACCCGGCTCGTCGACGACGACGGCCCGGTGCCGCACGACGGTGAAACCGTGGGGCGGCTGCACGTCCGCGGCCCGACGATGTTCGACGGCTACCTGAACCGGCCGGACGCCACCGCCGAGGTGTTCGACGCCGACGGCTGGTACCGCACCGGCGACGTGGCCGTCGTCGACGGCGGCGGGATGCACCGCATCGTGGGGCGCGAGTCGGTCGACCTGATCAAGTCCGGCGGGTACCGCATCGGCGCGGGCGAGATCGAGACGACGCTGCTCGGCCATCCGGGCGTTCGGGAAACGGCGGTCGTCGGGCTGCCCGACGAGGACCTCGGCCAGCGGATCGTCGCCTACGTCGTCGGCTCGGGCGACCTTAGCGCCGACGAACTAATCGAATATGTGGCGCAACAGCTTTCCATCCACAAGCGGCCCCGTGAGGTGCGCCTCGTCGAGGAGCTGCCGCGCAACGCCATGGGCAAGGTCCTCAAGAAGCAGTTGCTGTCCGAAGGCTGA